Proteins from one Nodularia sp. LEGE 06071 genomic window:
- the cobO gene encoding cob(I)yrinic acid a,c-diamide adenosyltransferase: MKSNTPFGLDSDREIERLIDEVMSSTLTDLTDEQYRKKMQRRKEVQDRRIAQAVPEKGLIIVNTGNGKGKTTAALGMVLRSLGHGYKVAIVQFIKGAWEPSEKQVFSFWEDQIEFHAMGEGFTWETQDRDRDLDKASAAWQKSLEYIRNPDFQLVLLDEINIALKMAYLQVDEVLAGLAEKPPNKHVILTGRGAPAALIERADLVTEMTLIKHPFRDQGVKAQAGIEF, encoded by the coding sequence ATGAAAAGTAATACACCATTCGGGTTAGACTCAGATAGAGAAATTGAACGCTTAATAGATGAAGTTATGTCCTCAACCCTAACTGACTTAACTGATGAACAGTACCGCAAAAAGATGCAACGGCGGAAAGAAGTACAGGATCGCCGGATAGCACAGGCTGTACCAGAAAAAGGGTTAATTATAGTCAATACTGGTAACGGTAAAGGTAAAACCACGGCGGCCTTGGGAATGGTGTTACGATCGCTTGGTCATGGCTATAAAGTGGCGATCGTGCAGTTCATCAAAGGTGCTTGGGAACCATCAGAAAAACAAGTTTTCAGCTTTTGGGAAGACCAGATCGAATTTCACGCTATGGGCGAAGGCTTTACCTGGGAAACTCAAGACCGCGATCGCGACCTCGATAAAGCCAGCGCCGCTTGGCAAAAATCCTTAGAATATATCCGCAATCCAGATTTCCAGCTAGTGCTGTTGGATGAAATCAATATCGCCCTGAAAATGGCCTATTTACAAGTAGACGAAGTTTTAGCAGGTTTGGCAGAAAAGCCACCTAATAAGCACGTAATTCTCACGGGTAGAGGTGCGCCAGCTGCTTTAATTGAGCGCGCAGATTTAGTTACCGAAATGACTTTGATTAAACATCCTTTCCGGGATCAAGGCGTGAAGGCGCAAGCAGGGATTGAGTTTTAA
- a CDS encoding lipocalin-like domain-containing protein, whose translation MFHDVEVSLIPDWIGTKQERQFQFIGDRLVLVTPPIGGNPQSLTWERV comes from the coding sequence GTGTTTCATGATGTTGAAGTTAGCCTCATACCTGATTGGATTGGAACAAAGCAGGAACGTCAATTCCAATTCATCGGCGATAGGCTGGTATTAGTCACGCCACCCATAGGTGGAAATCCTCAATCTTTAACCTGGGAGCGCGTTTAA
- a CDS encoding DUF4347 domain-containing protein: MLNKSLHYQTTTVVFIDDSISDYQTLQTGVVEGVEAVILSPNQNGIAEITEFIQQHPQITTIHIVSHGSPGCLYLGNSQLNLDNISKYADWLQHWQSKSILLYGCNVAAGDGGEEFIRKLHEITNATISASATKTGNAALGGNWELEVNLPQNNGTSLVFRADTLNTYQGVFAPTTILSDLSQTFFLSSLPTAKHTIYLDFNGHTTSNTPWNRDETGGADIVTPAFDFDGNTASFSNAELERIQYIWQRVVEDFIPFNVNVTTQEPTDINDLINSGSGDTRWGIRVVIGGNSDWLSRTINGIAYYSSFNWNTDTPTFLFSDNLSESEQATANIISHEIGHTLGLKHDGRIAPVEEYYSGHGTGETGWGSIMGGSSKNLRGWSQGEYASADNQQDDLHIITTRNGFGYRDDDTGNTIATAKPLTTTSTSLSGNGIIERNTDIDFYSFYTGAGAISFTVNPFTRAPNLDILAELYDASGNLIGSSNPSDLLSATITTNVAAGTYYLAIDGVGKGDPLGTGYTDYGSLGQYFINGTILPNNPNLGTAEKFTTTAQQDIIDAKGGYDIITSTFANLQQNDTLNGGTEIDTLIITGGTSGNAITINLNNANQFNIPGTTIIGFERFDLSGFNGKISFVGTSGDDWINAGAGNDDLTGGDGNDYLNGGTGADTMNGGAGNDSLNGGTGADTINGGDGNDSLNGGTDADSMTGGAGNDSLNGGTGADSMTGGAGNDSYYVDNVGDTITENADQGTDSVFSTLTYTLGNNLENLTLEGTTAINGTGNTLNNTLTGNSGNNVLNGKEGTDTMIGGAGNDSYYVDIAGDTIIENAGQGTDTVFSTLTYTLGNNLENLNLQGTTAINGTGNTLNNTLTGNNGNNVLNGKEGADTMIGGAGNDAYSVDNVGDSIVEIADQGTDIVYSTVTYTLSNNLENLTLEGTTAINGTGNALNNRIRGNAAANTLNGGAGNDFLEGKEGADTMIGGVGDDAYSVDNVGDTITENAGEGTDIVYSTITYTLGNNVENLTLEGTSAINGTGNDLNNRIRGNAAANTLNGGAGNDFLDGQAGADSMIGGAGNDSYYVDNAGDSIVEIADQGTDIVYSTITYTLGNNVENLTLEGSSAINGTGNALNNRIRGNAAANTLNGGAGNDFLDGQAGADTLIGGVGDDAYSVDNAGDTITENAGEGTDIVYSTITYTLGNNVENLTLEGSSAINGTGNALNNRIRGNAAANTLNGGAGNDFLDGQAGADTLIGGVGDDAYSVDNAGDTITENAGEGTDIVYSTITYTLGNNVENLTLEGSSAINGTGNALNNRIRGNAAANTLNGGAGNDFLDGQAGADTMIGGTGNDVYYVDAEDTIVENVGEGTDLVWSSITYTLGNHLENLTLEGTSAINGTGNDLNNILTGNTAANILRGVVGNDILNGKAGADTLIGGTGNDKLYLGLNDGAIDIVNYALNDGADTVYEFVRGVGGDKIQFTGITNIDVVTSGSNTLLRLGDGIAGNTGFGTGELFVMLFATSGFIGADVNVNLFGANFLFG, encoded by the coding sequence ATGTTAAATAAGTCTTTACACTATCAAACCACCACAGTGGTCTTTATTGATGACTCTATTTCTGACTATCAAACCCTACAGACGGGAGTTGTTGAAGGAGTAGAAGCAGTTATTCTTTCCCCCAATCAAAATGGAATTGCGGAAATTACCGAATTTATCCAACAACATCCCCAAATTACCACCATTCACATTGTTTCACACGGTTCACCGGGATGTTTGTATTTAGGTAATAGTCAACTGAACTTAGACAACATCAGTAAATATGCTGATTGGTTGCAGCATTGGCAAAGCAAAAGCATTTTACTCTATGGTTGTAATGTTGCTGCGGGGGATGGTGGAGAAGAATTTATTCGCAAGTTACATGAGATTACAAACGCAACCATTAGCGCCTCAGCAACAAAAACCGGAAATGCAGCATTAGGGGGAAATTGGGAATTAGAAGTTAATCTTCCGCAAAATAATGGGACTTCTCTTGTTTTTCGTGCAGATACCCTCAACACCTATCAGGGAGTATTTGCACCCACAACAATTTTATCAGATTTGTCTCAGACATTCTTCCTCAGCAGCTTACCAACAGCTAAACATACAATTTATTTAGACTTCAACGGACATACTACCAGTAATACTCCCTGGAATAGAGACGAGACAGGTGGGGCTGATATTGTTACCCCAGCTTTCGATTTTGACGGCAATACAGCATCTTTTAGTAATGCCGAACTGGAAAGAATCCAGTATATTTGGCAGCGCGTAGTTGAGGATTTTATCCCGTTTAATGTTAATGTCACCACCCAAGAACCAACAGATATCAACGATCTGATTAATAGTGGATCTGGTGATACTCGTTGGGGTATCCGTGTTGTTATTGGTGGTAACAGTGACTGGTTATCTCGTACAATTAACGGAATCGCATATTACTCTTCTTTCAACTGGAATACTGATACTCCCACTTTTCTCTTTAGTGATAACCTGTCTGAAAGCGAACAAGCTACAGCTAACATTATCTCTCATGAAATAGGACATACTCTGGGACTAAAACATGATGGCAGAATAGCTCCTGTCGAAGAATACTACTCAGGACATGGTACTGGGGAAACTGGCTGGGGATCAATCATGGGAGGGTCCAGCAAGAACCTAAGAGGATGGAGCCAAGGCGAGTATGCTTCTGCTGATAATCAACAAGATGATCTGCACATTATTACAACCCGAAACGGTTTTGGCTACCGAGACGATGATACTGGTAATACAATTGCTACCGCCAAACCACTCACCACAACTAGTACATCTCTAAGTGGTAATGGCATCATCGAGCGCAATACAGATATTGATTTTTATAGTTTTTATACTGGTGCTGGTGCAATTAGCTTCACCGTGAATCCCTTTACCCGCGCACCAAACCTAGACATCTTAGCAGAACTATACGATGCTAGTGGTAATTTAATCGGATCATCCAATCCCAGCGACCTACTATCCGCTACGATTACAACCAATGTCGCTGCGGGAACGTATTATTTAGCCATTGATGGTGTCGGAAAAGGAGATCCTCTTGGTACTGGCTACACCGATTATGGCAGTTTAGGACAGTATTTTATCAACGGTACAATTCTCCCCAATAACCCTAACTTAGGAACAGCCGAAAAATTCACCACCACAGCCCAACAAGATATCATAGACGCTAAAGGTGGATACGACATTATCACTAGCACCTTTGCCAATTTACAACAAAACGATACTTTGAACGGTGGTACAGAAATTGATACTCTGATTATTACCGGAGGAACTAGTGGTAATGCCATTACTATTAATCTCAATAATGCTAATCAATTTAATATTCCTGGTACAACCATCATCGGATTTGAACGCTTTGATTTAAGTGGATTTAATGGCAAAATCAGCTTTGTAGGTACTAGCGGTGATGATTGGATTAACGCAGGTGCTGGAAACGATGATTTAACCGGTGGTGATGGCAATGATTACCTGAACGGAGGAACAGGTGCAGATACTATGAATGGTGGTGCTGGAAATGATTCCCTCAACGGAGGAACAGGTGCAGATACCATCAATGGTGGTGATGGAAATGATTCCCTCAACGGAGGAACTGATGCAGATAGCATGACTGGTGGTGCTGGAAATGATTCCCTGAACGGAGGAACAGGTGCAGATAGCATGACTGGTGGTGCTGGTAATGATTCCTACTATGTTGATAATGTCGGAGATACCATCACAGAAAATGCTGATCAGGGAACTGATTCAGTTTTCAGCACTCTTACTTACACATTAGGAAACAACCTCGAAAACCTGACTTTAGAAGGCACAACTGCTATCAATGGTACTGGTAATACTTTAAATAATACCCTCACTGGTAACAGTGGTAATAATGTCCTCAATGGTAAAGAAGGTACAGATACCATGATTGGTGGTGCTGGTAATGATTCCTACTATGTTGATATTGCAGGAGATACCATCATAGAAAATGCTGGTCAGGGAACTGATACAGTTTTCAGCACTCTTACTTACACATTAGGAAATAACCTAGAAAACCTGAATTTACAAGGCACAACTGCGATTAATGGTACTGGTAATACTTTAAATAATACCCTCACTGGTAACAATGGTAATAATGTCCTCAATGGTAAAGAAGGTGCAGATACCATGATTGGTGGTGCTGGTAATGATGCCTACTCTGTGGATAATGTCGGAGATAGCATCGTCGAAATTGCTGATCAGGGAACTGATATTGTTTACAGCACCGTCACTTATACATTGAGTAATAACTTAGAAAACCTGACTTTAGAAGGCACAACTGCTATCAATGGTACTGGTAACGCTCTGAATAATCGCATCAGAGGAAACGCAGCTGCTAATACTTTGAATGGTGGTGCTGGAAATGACTTCCTTGAAGGTAAAGAAGGTGCAGATACCATGATTGGTGGTGTGGGTGATGATGCCTACTCTGTGGATAATGTCGGAGATACCATTACAGAAAATGCTGGTGAAGGAACTGATATTGTTTACAGCACCATCACTTATACATTAGGAAATAACGTAGAAAACCTGACTTTAGAAGGCACATCTGCTATCAATGGCACTGGTAACGACCTGAATAATCGCATCAGAGGAAACGCAGCTGCTAATACTCTAAATGGTGGTGCTGGAAATGACTTCCTTGATGGTCAAGCAGGTGCAGATAGCATGATTGGTGGTGCTGGTAATGATTCTTACTATGTTGATAATGCCGGAGATAGCATCGTCGAAATTGCTGATCAGGGAACTGATATTGTTTACAGCACCATCACTTATACATTAGGAAATAACGTAGAAAATCTAACTTTAGAAGGCTCATCTGCTATCAATGGTACTGGTAACGCTCTGAATAATCGCATCAGAGGAAACGCAGCTGCTAATACTCTAAATGGTGGTGCTGGAAATGACTTCCTTGATGGTCAAGCAGGTGCAGATACCCTAATTGGTGGTGTGGGTGATGATGCCTACTCTGTTGATAATGCCGGAGATACCATTACAGAAAATGCTGGTGAAGGAACTGATATTGTTTACAGCACCATCACTTATACATTAGGAAATAACGTAGAAAATCTAACTTTAGAAGGCTCATCTGCTATCAATGGTACTGGTAACGCTCTGAATAATCGCATCAGAGGAAACGCAGCTGCTAATACTCTAAATGGTGGTGCTGGAAATGACTTCCTTGATGGTCAAGCAGGTGCAGATACCCTAATTGGTGGTGTGGGTGATGATGCCTACTCTGTTGATAATGCCGGAGATACCATTACAGAAAATGCTGGTGAAGGAACTGATATTGTTTACAGCACCATCACTTATACATTAGGAAATAACGTAGAAAATCTAACTTTAGAAGGCTCATCTGCTATCAATGGTACTGGTAACGCTCTGAATAATCGCATCAGAGGAAACGCAGCTGCTAATACTCTAAATGGTGGTGCTGGAAATGACTTCCTTGATGGTCAAGCAGGTGCAGATACCATGATTGGTGGAACTGGTAATGATGTCTACTATGTGGATGCAGAAGATACCATTGTCGAAAATGTTGGTGAAGGAACTGATCTTGTTTGGAGCAGCATCACTTATACATTGGGTAATCACTTAGAAAACCTGACGTTAGAAGGCACATCTGCTATCAATGGTACTGGTAACGACCTGAATAATATCCTCACAGGTAACACCGCAGCTAACATCCTCAGAGGTGTTGTAGGAAATGATATCCTTAATGGTAAAGCAGGTGCAGATACCCTAATTGGTGGAACTGGTAACGATAAACTCTATCTGGGTTTAAATGATGGTGCGATAGATATTGTCAATTATGCTTTGAATGATGGTGCAGATACTGTTTATGAGTTTGTTCGTGGTGTTGGTGGTGATAAAATCCAATTTACAGGCATTACGAATATTGATGTGGTGACATCAGGTAGTAATACTTTACTGCGTTTGGGTGATGGTATTGCTGGTAATACTGGTTTTGGAACTGGTGAGTTATTCGTGATGTTATTCGCCACATCTGGCTTTATTGGTGCTGATGTGAATGTCAATCTGTTTGGTGCAAATTTCTTGTTTGGGTGA
- a CDS encoding ABC transporter ATP-binding protein, with protein sequence MKETVLEVRNLQVDFSSDGSSVKAVDDISFEINRGETLGIVGESGSGKSVTALAVMGLLQSPGKIRGGEVCFRPQSHSKPINLVELPTAQMQLHRGGDIAMIFQEPMSSLNPVFTIGFQMAEAIMQHQKVSETEAKRIAIALLQEVKLLPSDEIIQQQCLENSGQADGFKLARLVKQHKAAILERYPHQLSGGQLQRVMIAMAISCNPLLLIADEPTTALDVTVQATIIELLAELQQSRDMAMIFITHDLGLISEIADQVAVMYKGQIVEYGAAAQIFNSPQHPYTKGLIACRPTLNRRPHKLLTVSDYMSVDSTPTGQEVIQAKEPQRPPEISLEEISQRWDKLKDKSPLLEIRDLQVGFPIKGVFGITKRYNMAVNHVSFDVKPGETLGLVGESGCGKTTLGRSLLRLIEPMGGEIIFEGQNITTLKGEALQKLRREMQIVFQNPFSSLDPRMKIGDAVMEPLIIHSVGKTKKQRQDRVVELLERVGLDADAMYRYPHQFSGGQRQRVCIARTLALNPKFIICDESVSALDVSVQAQVLNLLKELQEEFQLTYIFISHDLSVVKFMSDRILVMNRGQIVEQGTAESIYLEPKEEYTQKLIASIPTGSAERVRARHLRTL encoded by the coding sequence ATGAAAGAAACTGTCCTAGAGGTTCGTAATCTACAAGTTGATTTTTCCAGTGATGGTAGCAGTGTCAAAGCTGTGGATGATATATCCTTTGAGATTAATCGTGGTGAAACTCTAGGTATAGTGGGGGAATCGGGTAGTGGTAAGTCGGTGACAGCATTGGCTGTGATGGGTTTGTTGCAAAGTCCGGGGAAAATTCGCGGTGGTGAGGTTTGCTTTCGTCCCCAGTCCCATAGTAAACCGATTAATTTGGTAGAATTGCCGACTGCACAAATGCAGCTACACCGAGGCGGCGATATCGCTATGATTTTTCAAGAACCGATGAGTTCGCTGAATCCGGTTTTTACTATTGGGTTTCAGATGGCTGAAGCGATTATGCAACATCAGAAGGTCTCGGAAACTGAAGCAAAACGTATTGCGATCGCACTTTTGCAAGAAGTCAAACTTCTACCTAGTGATGAAATTATACAACAGCAGTGTCTGGAAAATTCAGGTCAAGCAGATGGATTCAAGTTGGCTAGGTTAGTCAAGCAGCACAAAGCAGCTATCCTGGAACGTTACCCGCATCAACTTTCTGGAGGTCAGCTACAACGGGTGATGATTGCAATGGCGATTTCTTGTAATCCTTTGCTATTGATTGCTGATGAACCAACTACGGCTTTAGATGTGACTGTGCAAGCAACTATTATTGAGTTGTTGGCAGAATTGCAGCAAAGTCGTGATATGGCGATGATTTTTATTACCCACGACTTGGGACTAATTTCGGAAATTGCTGACCAAGTAGCGGTAATGTACAAAGGTCAAATTGTCGAATACGGTGCAGCCGCACAAATTTTTAATAGTCCTCAACATCCCTATACTAAGGGTTTAATAGCTTGTCGCCCTACACTCAACCGTCGTCCTCATAAATTGCTGACCGTTTCTGACTATATGAGTGTCGATTCAACGCCAACGGGTCAGGAAGTAATTCAAGCGAAAGAACCCCAGCGTCCCCCAGAAATCAGCCTTGAGGAAATATCTCAACGATGGGACAAGCTAAAGGATAAATCACCCTTATTAGAAATTCGTGACCTCCAGGTGGGTTTTCCGATCAAGGGCGTATTTGGGATCACAAAACGCTACAATATGGCGGTTAATCATGTTTCATTTGATGTCAAGCCAGGGGAAACACTCGGTTTGGTGGGAGAATCTGGTTGTGGTAAAACTACCTTGGGTAGAAGTTTGCTGCGATTAATTGAACCGATGGGTGGGGAAATTATTTTCGAGGGTCAAAATATTACTACCCTCAAAGGCGAAGCGTTGCAGAAGTTGCGGCGAGAAATGCAAATTGTTTTCCAAAATCCTTTTAGTTCCCTAGACCCCCGGATGAAAATTGGGGATGCAGTTATGGAACCGTTGATAATTCACTCTGTGGGAAAAACCAAGAAACAACGTCAAGACCGTGTAGTTGAACTTTTAGAACGGGTGGGTTTAGATGCAGATGCAATGTATCGCTATCCCCATCAGTTTTCTGGTGGTCAACGTCAACGGGTTTGTATTGCGCGGACTTTGGCTTTAAATCCCAAGTTTATTATCTGCGATGAGTCGGTTTCGGCTTTGGATGTGTCGGTACAGGCGCAGGTGTTAAATCTGCTGAAGGAATTGCAAGAAGAATTCCAACTGACTTATATCTTCATTTCTCATGATTTAAGTGTAGTCAAATTTATGAGCGATCGCATTTTAGTGATGAATCGTGGTCAAATTGTCGAACAAGGAACAGCCGAGAGTATTTACTTAGAACCCAAGGAAGAATATACACAAAAATTAATTGCTTCCATTCCTACTGGTAGTGCTGAACGGGTACGCGCTAGGCACTTACGGACATTGTAG
- a CDS encoding AbgT family transporter, with protein sequence MNPQNSKKWLGNALTFIESVGNKLPDPLTLFCLLSLMVIVVSAIASALNLSVVHPGNGETIVAVSLLTPEGIRRIFTSAVKNFTDFPPLGAVLVAMLGVGVAEYTGLLSALLRKIVLIAPSKFICPVVVFAGIMANIAADAGYVVLVPLGAIIFLGFRRHPLAGLAAAFAGVSGGFSANLLISSLDPLLAGLTQSAVELINPSYQVNATANYYFMAVSTFLITLIGWFVTEKIVEPRLGNYAGEVDFQMAEISVAENKGLRWAGYALLAFIAFLLVMVVPPQGILRHPETFTIIPSPFLDSIVFIIALAFLIPGIFYGKVAGTIHNDKDVAKALSNSMSAMGYYIVLAFIAAQFIAYFSWSNLGAIMSINGANFLKSTGITGAPLLILFILVSMLLNLFVGSASAKWAIMAPVFVPMFMLMGYSPELTQAAYRIGDSTTNIVTPLMPYFPLVVAFGQKYDKNLGIGTLIAMMLPYAIAFLLGWSMLLIIWFVLGLPLGPGALMRI encoded by the coding sequence ATGAATCCTCAAAACAGTAAAAAATGGTTGGGAAATGCTTTAACCTTCATTGAATCTGTGGGGAATAAGCTTCCCGACCCACTGACACTATTTTGCCTATTATCCTTAATGGTAATTGTTGTTAGTGCGATCGCATCTGCTCTCAATCTCTCTGTTGTCCACCCCGGAAACGGTGAAACCATCGTTGCAGTATCTTTACTTACTCCTGAAGGTATCCGCCGCATTTTCACCTCTGCTGTGAAAAATTTTACTGACTTTCCCCCTCTGGGTGCTGTGCTGGTGGCTATGTTAGGCGTAGGCGTTGCCGAATACACTGGTTTACTTTCAGCATTACTACGCAAAATTGTATTAATTGCCCCTAGTAAATTTATCTGTCCCGTTGTCGTCTTTGCAGGTATCATGGCAAACATCGCTGCTGATGCGGGTTATGTGGTGCTTGTACCCCTGGGAGCAATTATCTTTTTAGGATTTCGACGGCATCCTTTAGCTGGTTTAGCTGCGGCTTTTGCGGGAGTGTCTGGTGGTTTTAGTGCAAATTTACTCATTAGCTCCCTTGACCCGTTGCTGGCTGGATTAACCCAAAGTGCAGTGGAATTAATTAATCCTAGTTATCAAGTCAATGCCACTGCTAATTATTATTTTATGGCAGTTTCGACATTTTTAATTACTCTAATTGGCTGGTTTGTTACCGAAAAAATTGTTGAACCGAGATTGGGTAATTATGCAGGCGAAGTTGATTTTCAAATGGCAGAAATCAGCGTAGCTGAAAATAAAGGTTTACGCTGGGCTGGTTATGCTTTATTAGCATTTATTGCCTTTTTGTTGGTAATGGTTGTACCACCGCAAGGAATTTTACGACATCCAGAAACTTTCACAATTATTCCTTCACCTTTTCTGGATAGCATTGTGTTTATTATTGCCTTGGCTTTTCTAATTCCGGGAATTTTTTATGGCAAAGTGGCCGGAACTATTCACAATGATAAAGATGTTGCTAAAGCTTTGAGTAATTCCATGAGTGCTATGGGATATTATATTGTTTTGGCATTCATTGCGGCTCAATTTATTGCCTATTTTAGCTGGAGTAATTTAGGCGCGATTATGTCGATAAATGGGGCGAATTTTCTCAAGTCTACAGGTATTACTGGCGCACCATTACTAATATTATTTATTTTAGTCAGTATGCTGCTGAATTTATTTGTGGGTTCGGCTTCGGCAAAGTGGGCAATTATGGCTCCTGTGTTTGTGCCAATGTTTATGTTAATGGGTTATTCTCCTGAGTTAACTCAAGCTGCATATCGTATTGGGGATTCTACAACTAATATTGTTACGCCGTTGATGCCTTATTTTCCTTTGGTGGTGGCGTTTGGACAGAAGTATGATAAAAATTTAGGCATTGGGACGTTGATAGCTATGATGTTGCCTTATGCGATCGCCTTTTTGTTGGGGTGGTCTATGCTGTTAATTATCTGGTTTGTTTTGGGGTTACCCCTTGGCCCTGGGGCTTTGATGAGGATTTAA
- a CDS encoding DUF4089 domain-containing protein produces the protein MRSYVEEMALLLGLQLGDEYVDGVVQNFERIKAIAQLVNEFPLPEEVEPVSVFAP, from the coding sequence ATGAGGAGTTATGTTGAGGAGATGGCTTTGTTGTTGGGGTTACAGCTTGGGGATGAATATGTTGATGGGGTGGTGCAGAATTTTGAGAGAATTAAGGCGATCGCTCAATTAGTAAATGAGTTTCCTTTACCGGAGGAAGTTGAACCTGTATCTGTGTTTGCACCATGA
- a CDS encoding AtzE family amidohydrolase gives MNDAVSIAAAVRIGDVSAVEVTQAALLRIAAQNHQLNCFTAITAETALIDAAKIDQEIAQGKNPGLLAGVPFAVKNLYDIAGLTTLAGSKINAENPPASQDATAVAKLKQAGAVLVGALNMDEYAYGFVTENSHYGATHNPHDLQRIAGGSSGGSAASVSAGLVPLTLGSDTNGSIRVPAALCGVLGFKPTYGRLSRAGVALFSSSLDHVGTFARSVKDIAIAFDLLQGEDQRDPVCTKRSPELCLPQLYQDISQIRMAIASDYFTQGASPEALAAVQKVAEALSVTDYVTIPEAHRARAAAFVITASEGANLHLDQLKSRPQDFDPATRDRFLAGALIPSSWYIQAQRFRRWYGDRLREIWQNVDIILAPTTPISAPLIGQKTMILDSEEILVRPHLGLFTQPLSFIGLPVLSVPVQLPDSLPLGVQIIAAPYNEALILRVAAILESQGVISAKIAGS, from the coding sequence ATGAATGATGCTGTCTCAATCGCTGCGGCTGTGCGTATAGGGGACGTTAGCGCGGTGGAAGTTACTCAGGCTGCTTTATTGCGAATTGCGGCGCAGAATCATCAACTCAATTGTTTTACGGCGATAACTGCGGAAACTGCTTTAATAGATGCAGCTAAAATTGACCAAGAAATCGCCCAAGGTAAAAATCCCGGTTTGTTGGCTGGTGTGCCTTTTGCGGTGAAAAATCTCTATGATATCGCTGGTTTAACAACTCTAGCCGGGTCGAAAATCAATGCCGAAAATCCCCCAGCTAGCCAAGACGCGACAGCCGTAGCGAAGTTAAAACAAGCGGGTGCGGTGCTGGTTGGGGCTTTAAATATGGATGAGTACGCCTATGGGTTTGTCACGGAAAACTCCCATTACGGTGCTACCCACAACCCCCACGATTTACAACGAATAGCTGGTGGTTCCTCTGGTGGTTCGGCTGCATCTGTATCGGCGGGTTTAGTTCCCTTGACGCTGGGTTCTGATACTAATGGTTCAATTCGGGTTCCGGCGGCTTTGTGTGGCGTGTTGGGCTTTAAACCCACCTATGGGCGCTTGTCTCGTGCTGGGGTAGCTTTATTTTCTAGCAGTCTTGACCATGTTGGCACTTTTGCCCGTTCGGTAAAGGATATTGCGATCGCTTTTGATCTGCTGCAAGGTGAAGATCAGCGTGATCCTGTTTGTACAAAGCGCTCTCCCGAATTATGTCTACCACAATTATATCAAGATATTTCTCAGATCAGAATGGCGATCGCATCTGATTATTTTACTCAAGGTGCATCACCAGAAGCCTTAGCCGCAGTGCAGAAAGTAGCAGAGGCTTTAAGTGTAACTGACTATGTAACTATACCAGAAGCCCACCGCGCCAGAGCAGCAGCCTTTGTAATTACCGCTAGTGAAGGGGCAAATCTGCATTTAGATCAGTTAAAGTCACGTCCCCAGGATTTTGATCCGGCTACACGCGATCGCTTTTTGGCAGGGGCATTAATACCGAGTAGTTGGTACATCCAAGCACAAAGGTTTAGAAGGTGGTATGGCGATCGCCTCCGCGAAATCTGGCAAAATGTAGATATAATTCTCGCCCCCACCACACCAATATCTGCACCGCTAATTGGTCAAAAAACCATGATTTTAGATAGTGAAGAAATTCTAGTGCGTCCTCATTTGGGATTATTCACACAACCATTATCTTTCATTGGCTTACCCGTTTTATCAGTCCCAGTTCAGCTTCCTGATAGTTTACCTTTGGGTGTGCAAATCATCGCTGCACCCTACAATGAAGCCTTAATTTTACGAGTTGCAGCTATATTAGAATCCCAAGGTGTGATTTCTGCAAAAATAGCTGGTAGCTAA
- the yidD gene encoding membrane protein insertion efficiency factor YidD has product MKVLFISLIKGYRMFISPLFPPTCRFQPTCSMYAMEAIERFGIWRGGWMATRRILRCHPFHPGGYDPVPEAKKHCCDHTHD; this is encoded by the coding sequence ATGAAAGTATTATTCATTTCGTTGATTAAAGGTTACAGAATGTTTATTTCGCCACTGTTTCCCCCGACTTGTCGCTTTCAACCAACTTGTTCAATGTATGCGATGGAAGCCATTGAGCGATTTGGGATCTGGCGCGGTGGCTGGATGGCGACTCGGCGGATTTTGCGTTGTCATCCTTTCCATCCTGGTGGTTATGATCCAGTTCCAGAGGCGAAAAAGCATTGCTGCGATCATACTCATGACTAA